From Candidatus Eisenbacteria bacterium, a single genomic window includes:
- a CDS encoding sugar phosphate isomerase/epimerase: MKSFDVGIDSYSLQPLNLTPDQVLNWAKQHHADGVHFTEINRPPDRALDKIFLRDLSQQAESASLYLEWGGGQHLPYDTATWDVKDIYSENLRAAQEAHHLGTSIVRSCSGGLMRWADKAPPTEILLMGMTEALVKQRDFLTDLNVTLAIELHFEFTTFELLRLFDRCGAEPGGYLGICLDTMNLLTMLEDPVLGTERILPWVVATHAKDGALLLNDEGLVSFTTEIGKGQIDFPRILSLLSTLNRKIRLSVEDHGGSFAIPIFNLSFLSRFPDLTPTELSRLIQLAFHGNQGVQEGKAAPLDRALWPGICESRVQRGVHYLKQLCGSGPGKE, from the coding sequence ATGAAATCTTTTGATGTCGGCATCGACAGCTACAGTCTCCAGCCCCTCAACCTCACCCCGGATCAGGTCCTGAACTGGGCGAAGCAGCACCATGCGGATGGCGTCCATTTCACCGAGATCAATAGGCCGCCGGATCGCGCCCTCGATAAAATATTTCTTCGCGACTTGTCACAACAAGCTGAAAGTGCATCCCTTTATTTGGAATGGGGAGGCGGGCAGCACCTTCCCTATGATACGGCAACCTGGGATGTCAAAGATATCTACAGTGAAAACTTGAGGGCGGCGCAGGAGGCGCATCATCTGGGCACATCAATTGTACGATCCTGCTCCGGCGGGCTCATGCGCTGGGCCGACAAGGCGCCGCCGACCGAAATCCTGCTGATGGGAATGACCGAAGCGCTCGTCAAACAGCGTGATTTTCTCACCGACCTCAATGTCACACTCGCCATAGAGCTTCACTTTGAGTTCACAACATTCGAGCTGTTGCGGCTCTTCGACCGGTGCGGCGCCGAGCCGGGAGGTTATCTCGGGATTTGTCTTGATACGATGAATCTTCTGACGATGCTCGAAGATCCCGTTTTAGGCACGGAACGTATTCTTCCCTGGGTCGTGGCGACGCATGCCAAGGATGGCGCGCTTCTGTTGAATGATGAGGGACTGGTCTCTTTTACGACCGAGATCGGCAAAGGTCAGATTGACTTCCCACGGATCCTCTCGCTCCTCTCGACCCTGAACCGAAAGATCCGGCTCTCGGTGGAGGATCATGGCGGATCCTTCGCCATACCGATCTTTAACCTCTCCTTTCTCTCCCGTTTCCCCGATCTTACCCCCACCGAACTCAGCCGGTTGATACAGCTCGCCTTCCATGGGAATCAGGGGGTTCAGGAAGGAAAGGCGGCGCCCCTTGATCGCGCCCTTTGGCCCGGCATTTGTGAAAGCAGGGTTCAGAGGGGTGTTCATTATTTGAAGCAACTCTGCGGTTCAGGGCCGGGAAAAGAGTGA
- a CDS encoding FAD-binding protein, with amino-acid sequence MPLIRSDITIGDYQIPLFSGNTVIVGSGAAGLNAALQLHRRGVRDIAIVTECWGAGASNNAGSDKQTYYKLAIAGDQKDSPQQMAHDLCHGGSTHGDIALCEAQHSLQAFYNLVDLGVSFPHDAYGGYPGYRTDHDPRGRATSAGPRTSHEMFACLGAAAKEAGIQIFDKHQVVALLTQTVHDESSVCGLIAISTGALQETNGFVLFKTANVILATGGPGGLFKASVYPENQPGSLGLGLACGAMAQNLTEFQYGLSSIGFRWNLSGSYQQAMPRYLSTDSDGADEREFLLEHFPDSQTLAGAVFRKGYEWPFDGNKIENYGSSLIDLLVHRETSQRNRRVYLDYTKNISNQPFNPHQLDGESLHYLTRSKALRETPLVRLQAMNPAAAKLFASHGIDLSHDRLEIAVCAQHCNGGLTGNIWWESNIRHLFPIGEVNGSHGTRRPGGAALNAGQVGGIRAALYIAKHYTGPPSTDAHFLQKTRAQITRIIDLGNRMSGGGRAESLRPDQVIEDLRIRMSRSAGPIRDPAGVAQSRREAWDLFQRMGKDLAVSGPHEIGLGFRARDLALTHAVVLEAIHEYISKGGLSRGGFLIPQQNGAIECEILGSGACFSLNSSSAPVEKKILEISVDSKNRPQTRWVDIRPVPNPDDWFESVWDDYRKGRVIP; translated from the coding sequence ATGCCGTTGATCCGCTCCGACATAACGATCGGCGATTATCAGATCCCCCTGTTTTCAGGGAACACGGTGATTGTCGGCAGCGGCGCGGCGGGTCTGAATGCCGCCCTGCAGCTTCACCGCCGCGGAGTCCGGGATATCGCAATTGTCACCGAATGTTGGGGCGCCGGCGCTTCCAACAACGCCGGTTCGGACAAGCAGACCTATTACAAACTCGCCATTGCCGGTGATCAGAAGGATTCCCCGCAGCAGATGGCCCATGATCTTTGCCATGGAGGATCAACACACGGGGATATCGCGCTGTGTGAGGCGCAACACTCGCTGCAGGCCTTCTACAATCTCGTCGATCTCGGTGTCTCCTTTCCCCATGACGCCTATGGCGGCTATCCCGGTTATCGCACCGATCATGACCCGCGCGGCCGGGCGACATCGGCCGGACCCAGAACCTCACACGAAATGTTCGCTTGCCTCGGCGCCGCCGCGAAAGAAGCGGGGATTCAGATTTTCGACAAGCATCAAGTCGTCGCGCTTCTCACTCAGACCGTCCATGACGAATCTTCCGTTTGCGGCCTTATCGCAATCAGCACCGGCGCCCTTCAAGAAACCAACGGCTTTGTATTGTTCAAGACAGCCAATGTTATCCTTGCGACGGGAGGACCCGGCGGATTATTCAAGGCATCCGTCTATCCGGAGAATCAACCCGGCTCTCTGGGATTGGGCCTTGCCTGCGGCGCCATGGCCCAAAACCTCACCGAGTTTCAATACGGTTTATCCTCTATCGGCTTTCGCTGGAACCTTTCGGGAAGCTATCAGCAGGCGATGCCCCGGTACCTTTCAACCGATTCTGATGGCGCCGACGAAAGAGAATTTCTCCTGGAACATTTTCCCGATAGCCAAACCCTAGCCGGAGCCGTTTTCCGGAAAGGTTATGAATGGCCCTTTGACGGCAACAAGATCGAGAATTATGGATCCTCACTCATCGATCTCCTGGTCCACCGGGAGACGTCGCAGAGAAACCGGCGTGTCTATTTAGATTATACAAAAAACATAAGTAATCAGCCCTTCAACCCCCATCAGCTCGATGGTGAGAGTTTGCACTATCTGACGCGATCCAAGGCCCTGCGGGAGACGCCTTTGGTGCGTCTTCAGGCCATGAATCCGGCGGCCGCAAAACTCTTCGCAAGTCACGGGATTGATCTGTCGCACGATCGTTTGGAGATCGCTGTCTGCGCTCAGCATTGTAACGGCGGGCTGACCGGCAATATTTGGTGGGAATCGAATATCCGCCACCTCTTCCCGATCGGCGAGGTCAACGGGAGCCATGGCACGCGCCGGCCCGGTGGTGCGGCCCTCAACGCCGGGCAGGTCGGCGGGATTCGCGCGGCGCTCTATATCGCGAAACATTATACGGGACCGCCGTCCACCGACGCCCATTTCCTTCAGAAGACCAGGGCTCAGATCACCAGGATCATTGATCTGGGAAACAGGATGTCCGGCGGGGGCCGCGCAGAATCGCTGCGGCCGGATCAGGTCATCGAGGATCTCCGGATCCGCATGAGCCGGAGCGCGGGACCGATCCGGGATCCCGCCGGGGTCGCCCAGAGCCGGCGGGAAGCCTGGGATCTCTTTCAGCGGATGGGAAAGGATTTGGCCGTTTCGGGGCCCCATGAGATCGGGCTGGGGTTCCGGGCGCGTGATCTGGCCCTGACACATGCCGTTGTCCTCGAAGCGATCCACGAATACATTAGCAAGGGGGGGCTATCGCGAGGGGGTTTCCTGATCCCGCAACAAAACGGCGCGATAGAATGCGAAATCCTGGGATCCGGCGCCTGCTTCTCTCTCAACAGCAGCAGCGCGCCGGTGGAAAAGAAAATTCTGGAAATTTCGGTGGACTCTAAAAACCGGCCCCAAACAAGGTGGGTTGATATCCGTCCTGTGCCGAATCCGGATGATTGGTTTGAATCTGTTTGGGATGATTACCGCAAGGGACGTGTCATACCTTGA